A window from Mya arenaria isolate MELC-2E11 chromosome 9, ASM2691426v1 encodes these proteins:
- the LOC128246718 gene encoding calmodulin-binding transcription activator 2-like isoform X3: MDTPPVTLTPVMTSDPVQQSHEGSPGMTGSLPRQLEGVKAAQVLQQFRHRWNTNEEIASILLAFSQHATWLQRAVFVRPPSGRQLLYNRNHVRYRRDGYCWKKRKDGKTIREDHMKLKVQGLECIYGSYVHSAILPTFHRRCYWLLQNPDIVLVHYLNVPYPSNAKLSIPVLSIAMEKKEWTKEELTQQLRPMFSGSEGENLSALDDSVQTLVQRLMDNQGHFKSDNGGGVPGGLKPPRFTPVPIQPDPHPPREGGYDPVTSTLKSETFPAVIDNKQNTAVNFAQSVILNIGNLPNGQQVMLLTGHAGQTNRSQLSLLSTHSSVGHNVPNINPCLSSQPVVSTVPLTSRLSAGSYSVPMTSGHFQPHGPSGACLERSASLCDPQNSFDGAGMQRSHSEEGHIHLQHGKRHFHQFGRNVGFVQSVANVSPQPTTIQGMTFSNSFNHCQESIVNSQSSNTITMETNSHNLSSEQNADTSLYQSVYSQHSENENSIVNSLLDELNSELMASESNSTNECKKNSFGHLGDSFESLQASLSTMPNGELNLDQLDLIDMPDLENMCNDISNEIRSTNIPECNTSGANLTNCTQQNLQNQSAEGDGRGQSTVQADAFSFCEEQAKNSGTQNVSRRSSSPHLPGNCHSCNCHVSRSCQGQGLSDCQGQIKAEVGGAHTTKSPITIATITDYSPEWSYTEGQTKLLVTGPWHANTGRYSVLMDGKVLATTLVQPGVLRCFVPGHRKGPVSLEVSCDGSVISNNATFQYHEKPRQNQSTSTHQGDWFSVEDPKLQEQLVYKLEKIEVSLSKVPDFPSIQQSLSNAKCQYEADTAMCRHIESLSTRLWTNNDLARESSSFMGLSLLHIVAALGFHRCIKTLISWRNENSSWILEYEADANSLDLNSCTPLMWASARGHTEAAISLFTWNKGPLLSSNKEGNLPLMVARQHGHHSLADQLEQLYMSCDKPHDLTSSSSMSHDIHSGSLPTCLYSMPSNSFDNSHFSTEMCSATPSVSTVSSTPNMNYFSTELPNSTSTQVSKDISPSPNDPSLTNQTTDSVSVLNELHISIPHEDQDLSNVCKLNLHGKREHSSIQKTDQDLKNKSPYTSTCKCSNSASSIKTRAEKRHHLQKRFSVDVISNQTLEPVHFSPSTAFQRPVREANSEPHLAGNMEHMLCRTNPMLSAGREIGSPEMLVQLEHCERHGHHCNGQSDPSSQITMDTDNQSEGSNNSDIDVERVSSDDEDIRKRILAQGEDNPQPQMVHLAKQIIAAMPERIKSSPSRGDDIQVEEFQRERSSSYSSVHSSSPLAPSSYGEALSSYGEDSGISTPMHDSLAFDEYRYADVYSDLGTPASSLSPDSTCLHSPYSPYSFLLDSPPPTAAEFVEYFNAPATFMEKDFSQLTLSDREQRKLYEAAKVIQSAYRQYRDKQCKQQAKEREAAVLIQSYYRRYKQYAYYKKMTQAAVLIQSQFRSYYAQKRFKKSRDAAVVIQNQYRSYKEHERLKKGGNKSVTQRFRSHYQRKPKGAKGSRVVQIVPDTDGQLSAF; the protein is encoded by the exons GAGATAGCAAGCATTCTACTGGCTTTCTCTCAACACGCCACATGGCTGCAGCGTGCAGTATTTGTACGTCCACCCAGCGGTCGCCAGCTGCTGTACAACCGGAACCACGTGCGGTATCGGCGGGATGGCTACTGCTGGAAGAAGAGGAAGGATGGGAAAACCATCCGGGAAGACCATATGAAGCTCAAAGTCCAAGGGCTGGAG TGCATCTATGGTTCGTACGTACACTCTGCAATCCTGCCCACCTTCCATCGACGATGTTACTGGCTCCTACAG AACCCAGATATTGTGTTGGTGCACTACCTGAATGTCCCGTATCCTAGCAACGCCAAGCTGAGCATCCCTGTTCTCTCTATTGCCATGGAGAAGAAAGAATGGACCAAAGAGGAGCTCACCCAGCAGCTCAGACCCATGT TTTCTGGTTCAGAAGGGGAAAACCTCAGTGCT CTGGATGACTCTGTACAGACCTTGGTACAACGTCTGATGGACAATCAGGGTCACTTCAAGTCAGACAACGGGGGAGGGGTGCCAGGAGGCCTGAAGCCCCCCAGATTTACCCCTGTCCCCATCCAGCCTGACCCCCACCCACCTAGGGAGGGGGGATACGACCCTGTGACCTCCACACTAAAGTCTGAAACATTTCCTGCTGTAATAGACAACAAACAGAACACCGCTGTAAATTTTGCTCAAAGTGTCATTTTGAACATTGGTAATCTGCCTAATGGTCAACAAGTTATGTTATTGACAGGACACGCCGGTCAGACCAACCGTTCCCAGTTATCGCTCCTTTCGACCCATTCCAGTGTTGGGCACAATGTCCCGAACATTAACCCATGCCTATCTTCGCAACCTGTAGTTTCTACCGTACCATTAACTAGTAGATTAAGTGCAGGTAGCTACTCCGTGCCCATGACCAGCGGCCATTTCCAACCCCACGGACCTAGCGGTGCATGTCTGGAACGCTCTGCTTCTCTCTGCGATCCCCAGAACTCGTTTGATGGCGCTGGCATGCAGCGATCTCACAGTGAAGAGGGACACATTCATTTACAGCATGGAAAACGCCACTTCCATCAGTTTGGTAGAAATGTAGGTTTTGTACAAAGTGTTGCTAACGTTAGTCCTCAACCAACAACTATACAGGGTATGACATTTTCGAACAGTTTTAATCATTGTCAGGAATCCATCGTTAATAGTCAGTCATCGAATACAATTACCATGGAAACTAATAGTCATAACTTGTCCAGTGAACAAAATGCTGACACAAGTCTATATCAGTCTGTGTATTCCCAGCATTCTGAAAATGAGAATTCCATAGTTAACTCATTGCTTGATGAACTGAACTCCGAGTTGATGGCTTCTGAAAGTAACTCCACTAATGAATGTAAGAAGAACTCGTTTGGACATCTTGGAGACAGTTTTGAGAGTTTACAAGCCAGTTTGAGCACAATGCCGAATGGAGAGCTGAATCTAGACCAGCTGGATTTGATTGACATGCCTGACCTTGAGAATATGTGCAATGACATATCCAATGAGATTAGATCAACAAATATACCAGAGTGTAACACCAGTGGAGCAAACCTTACAAACTGTACACAACAGAATCTTCAGAATCAAAGTGCTGAAGGCGATGGGCGAGGCCAGAGCACCGTTCAGGCTGATGCGTTCTCCTTCTGTGAAGAGCAGGCTAAGAACTCAGGAACACAGAACGTATCCCGAAGAAGTTCAAGCCCACACTTGCCCGGAAACTGTCATAGTTGTAACTGCCATGTGTCAAGGtcatgtcaaggtcaaggtctcagTGACTGTCAAGGTCAGATAAAGGCAGAAGTGGGAGGGGCTCACACAACCAAGTCTCCAATCACCATAGCAACCATCACTGACTACTCACCAGAGTGGTCATACACTGAG GGCCAAACCAAGCTGCTAGTGACAGGTCCATGGCATGCCAACACTGGGAGGTATTCTGTGCTCATGGACGGGAAAGTTCTGGCCACAACACTCGTGCAACCTGGGGTGCTGCGGTGTTTTGTACCAG GTCACAGGAAGGGTCCAGTTAGTCTAGAGGTGTCATGTGACGGGTCGGTTATCTCTAACAACGCAACTTTTCAGTACCACGAGAAACCAAGACAAAACCAGTCTACATCGACACACCAGGGAGACTGGTTCTCTGTTGAAG ATCCCAAGCTCCAAGAGCAGCTAGTTTACAAGCTTGAGAAGATTGAAGTGTCACTAAGCAAGGTCCCGGACTTCCCAAGCATACAACAG TCACTGTCGAATGCCAAATGTCAGTATGAGGCAGACACGGCAATGTGTCGGCATATTGAGTCACTCTCGACACGTCTGTGGACCAACAACGACCTTGCCAGAGAATCTAGCAGCTTCATGGGACTTAGTCTTTTACACATAGTGGCAGCTCTTGGCTTCCATAGATGCATCAAAACACTTATAAGCTGGAG GAATGAGAACTCTAGCTGGATTCTTGAGTATGAAGCTGATGCCAACAGCCTAGATCTGAATTCCTGTACTCCACTG ATGTGGGCCAGTGCCAGAGGGCACACAGAGGCAGCTATTTCTCTTTTCACTTGGAACAAAGGCCCACTACTCTCATCCAACAAGGAGGGTAATCTCCCTTTGATGGTTGCTAGGCAACATGGCCACCACAGCCTTGCCGACCAATTAGAGCAGCTCTACATGTCATGTGACAAACCACATGATCTGACATCATCCTCATCAATGTCACATGACATACATTCTGGCTCCTTGCCAACATGTTTGTACAGTATGCCATCAAATAGTTTTGACAATTCtcatttttcaactgaaatgtGTTCAGCTACACCGTCTGTCTCAACTGTAAGCTCAACACCAAATATGAACTATTTTTCTACTGAATTACCTAATTCCACATCCACCCAAGTATCCAAAGACATATCTCCATCACCGAACGACCCTTCATTAACCAATCAGACTACGGACAGCGTTAGTGTATTAAATGAATTGCATATCAGTATACCTCACGAAGACCAAGATCTAAGTaatgtatgtaaattaaatttacatggAAAACGAGAACATTCAAGCATTCAGAAAACCGACCAAGATTTGAAGAATAAATCCCCATACACATCGACCTGCAAATGCTCAAATTCAGCCTCATCTATAAAAACACGAGCAGAAAAACGTCATCATCTCCAGAAAAGGTTTTCCGTGGATGTAATTTCCAATCAGACCCTCGAGCCAGTACATTTCTCCCCGTCGACTGCGTTCCAGCGACCGGTACGCGAGGCAAATTCGGAACCACATCTGGCAGGAAACATGGAGCATATGCTGTGTAGGACCAACCCGATGTTGTCGGCAGGGAGGGAGATCG GATCACCAGAGATGCTTGTCCAACTTGAGCATTGTGAGCGCCATGGTCACCACTGTAATGGCCAGTCAGATCCAAGCTCTCAGATCACCATGGATACTGACAACCAATCAGAAGGCAGCAACAATTCAGACATCGATGTAGAAAGGGTTTCCTCAGATGATGAAGATATCAGAAAGAGAATACTTGCACAAG GTGAAGACAACCCCCAGCCCCAGATGGTCCACCTGGCCAAACAGATCATAGCTGCAATGCCGGAGAGGATCAAGTCTTCACCTAGCCGCGGGGACGATATTCAG GTTGAAGAATTCCAGAGAGAGAGAAGTAGTTCCTACAGTTCTGTTCACTCCTCCTCACCTCTTGCACCATCATCGTATGGAGAAGCCCTCTCGTCGTACGGGGAAGACTCTGGAATATCCACACCCATGCACGACAGTCTTGCATTCGATGAGTACAG GTACGCGGATGTGTACAGTGACCTTGGGACCCCAGCCTCCTCCCTGAGCCCGGACTCCACGTGTCTTCACAGCCCCTACAGCCCCTATAGCTTTCTCCTCGACTCTCCGCCCCCTACCGCTGCAGAGTTTGTGGAGTACTTCAACGCCCCTGCCACTTTCATGGAGAAAGACTTTAGTCAGCTCACACTTTCAG ATCGTGAGCAGCGGAAGCTGTACGAGGCAGCTAAGGTGATACAGAGTGCGTACCGCCAATACCGGGACAAACAATGCAAGCAGCAGGCCAAGGAACGGGAGGCAGCTGTCCTCATACAGAGCTACTACAGGAGATACAAACAG TATGCATACTACAAGAAGATGACACAGGCAGCCGTGCTGATTCAGAGCCAATTTCGGAGCTACTATGCCCAGAAGCGCTTCAAGAAGAGCCGTGATGCAGCTGTCGTTATCCAGAACCAGTACCGCAGCTACAAGGAACATGAGAGGCTGAAGAAAGGCGGCAATAAATCTGTCACACAGCGTTTTCG ATCGCACTACCAGAGGAAGCCGAAGGGAGCGAAGGGGTCGCGCGTCGTTCAGATTGTCCCAGATACCGATGG GCAATTGTCAGCCTTCTAA